The window TCACTTCCACAAACAAACTCCCTCCACTTTCAAGCTTTCATCCCACAAAAGAAACCAACAAAATCTAGCAGATAACTAACATGGCTTGGAAAAATAGTGATGCGGAATCTTTGCAATCTGCTGATGAGCTGAAACGCCAGAAGAGAATCAAATTGACTATATACATTGGTATTTTCATTGTGTTTCAGATCATCATCATAACCTCGATGAGTCTCACTGTGATGAAAGTCAAGACCCCGAAGGTAAGGCTAGGCAACATCAGCGTCCAAGACCTCAACTCTGTCCAGGCAACACCTTCATTCGACACAAAATTCAAAACCCAAATCAGAGTTAAGAACACAAATTTTGGTCCATACAAGTTTGATGCTAGCATTGTCACGTTTTTGTACCAAGGCGTGATTGTCGGGCAAGTTGCTATTCCAATGAGCAAGGCTGGAATGCTTTCTACCAAAAAAATTGAAGTTGAGGTGAGCTTGAGTTCAAGAGCACTGAGCAGTTCCAATCTTGGCAGGGAATTGAGCAGCGGGGTGTTGACTCTCAACAGCGCGGCTAACTTGACCGGAAAGGTTGAACTGATGTTtataatgaagaagaagaagtcttcCACCATGGACTGCACCATTGCATTTGATTTGTCATCAAAGAAGCTGAAAAGTTTGCAATGCAAGTGATTAGACAAGATAAGTAGCGTGAAGCAGGAGGGTGGAGTTGAACTGCTTCTTTCTGTAACATATTTAGGATTCAAACTGCGAGTGAACAAGACTAGTTCTTGATTTGTATTCTTTGTGCAACCCTTGAATTTGTATTTATAAAACatttattgattatttttaaCCATTTATGCCTGGTTTTCCTTTCTTCCTGTCTTCAATATATGTTGCTTTGTCAAGTTTCAAACCTTGTAGATGTTTGTATTTTTTACACTTGTTAGTTTTACTTTTGATTATTTCATGGTTACTGTTTACTTATTGAGCTAATGGTTTCTCTTTTAACTTGCTAATGTGAAATATCATTCTGCTCTTATAATTAATGGGTTCTTCCCCAAATACAGCTGCCGAGAGATTTGAGCAGTATCATTCTATCACATGCTTCTTGTGAGCTCCCCATAACACTCAATGAATTTTTCCGAATCTGCATTCTACAGTGAGAAAATCCTCTCAATTCTAGTGAGAGAAAATGTCTCATCTCTGTTAAAAACTCATGAAAGTATGAATCAATTCTTCTTTCTTGTATCCTCAAATTATGAGCATTGCGTATTTTGAAAtcatatgttttgatgatatatCCTACTAATTATCAACTAAGCATTTGAGCTGCAGTTCAATTGAGAGAAGCTAAAATGATTTTTACTATTTGATACTAATTATCAACTAAGCTTGTGAGTATTGTTCTCTTGGATTTGGCATTAAATCAACATGCCTAAACTAAAAAGGATTAGGATATCTTGGATGCAAGATATTTGGATTTGTGTTTCCtagttggtttgggatttggtttTAGTATAGGATTTGGTTTCCTATATTCTAGGGACTTTGTGTAAACCTATGACATgtattagtataaatagatGGATGTGGGATAGAGTTTTATGTGTGAGAATTTTTGGGAGGCATAAATTTGTATACTTGAGAACACTTTGTGTTTGTGAGTTCTCTTGTATTTGTTGGTTATCAATAAAGCTTCCGTTGCTATAGAGGTAGTCCTATATTGGACGAACTCTGAAATtattgtgttttgtttattacttgattggtttttggtttagtttacaacaagtggtatcatGAGCTTAGGTTCTTACGTGGGTTGTGACTATTAAGCAATGACAAAGACTAGTGATTCTACCAGTGATGATGATGTTGAAGAAAAGTCTGGCACTAGTGGAACCAAGTTGCTAGGTTTGAAATTGAGAAATTTGATGGAACAAACAACTTTGCTGTGTGGCAGTGTGAGGTTTAAGATGTCCTGGTACAACAAGGTTTGGTTGTTGTGTTAGGAGATAAGTCATTTGCGATGAAAAAAGAAGAATGGGAAAGATTGAATGCTCATGCATGTTCTACAATTTGGCTATGCTAGGGAAAGCAACAGAAGTATGGTGTGATGAACATAACTTCTACGAAGGAATTGCAGGCTGCATTGAGACAAAATACATGAAGAAAAGTGCAGAGAATTGACTGCATCTCAAGAGCAAGTTATACAGGTTCTAGTATAAATAGGGCACAAAAATGATTGGCCATCTAGAAGAGTTTAACAAGCTTCTAGCTGAACTGACAAATCTTAAAGAGATAATCAAAGATGAAGACAAGGCCTTGATCCTGATGAACTCATTGGCTGAATCCTATGACCCTTTCGTGACTAGTTGGATTTATGGCAGGGAGATAATAAAGTATGATGAAATCTCTAGTGCTCTTATGAATCATGAGGTGAGACACCTTGATAGGCAAGAAAGGAATAActctgaagctttgatggtgagagggagattgaaagaaaagaaaggttcGCACAAGAAAAATAGTAGGTCTCGTACTAGAGGAGTCTCAAAGAATAGGAGGTTCTTGGGCAAAGATGAGTGTGCTTTTTGTCATGAGAAAGGACACTGGAAGAAGGACtgccctaaaatcaaagaaaagacTAAAAAGAAGAATGACGACTCCGAAGCAAATATGGTTGAAGTCGAGGATGAGAAATTTGTCTATGCCCTAACTGCATCGAGCATTGTGGATTATATGAAAGAGTGGGTGCTCGACACAGGTTGTAACATCACATGACTTCTCAAAGGCATTGGATTTCAAGCTTCAAAGTTATGAATGGAACTGTGTATATGAGAGATGATAATCCATGCACAACTAAAGGAATTGGAAGCATTAGGATCAAGCATCATGATGGTGTGATTCGAGAATTGCATGGTGTAAGGTACGTCCCAAATCTAAAGAAAAAATTGATCTCACTATGCACTCTCGAGTCACAAGGCTTCAAGTTTTACTCCGATAACAACGTGCTCAAAGTTGTTAAAGGAGCACTTGTCATAATGAAAGGCCTCAAAATGGTTTACTTTATATGCTACAAGGAAGTACTTTGGAAAATGGAGTGGCTGTGGTAGCTGATGAAGTGCAAAGTGATAAAAATGACTTGCCTGCATTATGGCACATGAGGTTAGGACATGTAGGAGAAAAGCATTGCAAGGATTGATCAATCAAGGGTATTTAAAAGGAGTAAAGACTGGAAAGATAAAGTTCTGTGAGCACTGTGTTCTTGGcaaacaaacaaaggtgaaattTGGCTTAGCTGTTAATCAAATGAAAGGGATTTTGGACTATGTTCACTCTGATATTTGGGGGCCTACAAAGAATGCTTCTATAGGTGGAAAAAGATGGTTTGTATCTTTTATTGATGACTAGTCTCACAGATCATGGATATATATGATGAAACGAAAGGACAAGGTTCTTGACATCTTCTTGGAATAAAAGAACATGGTGAAGAACAAGACTGGAAAGAAGATTAAGATACTAAGAAGTGACAATAGAGGGGAATATACCTCTGATCCTTTCTTCAAAGTGTGTAAAAAGGAAGGGATTACTCGACATTTCAGTGTTAGACATACTCCACAACAGAATGAGATTGCAGAGAGACTAAATAAGACTTTGCTCAAGAAAGTTCTTTGCATGCTATCTCAAGCTAAGCTACCAAAGAGATTTTGGGCATAAGCTTTGAGCTCTGCATGTTATGTGCTTAATTAACTGCCATTAACAACATTGGAGGGTTGAATACCTATTGAAGTGTGGTCTGGAGAACTAGCTTAGGACTACGATAAGCTACGAGTGTTTGGATGCAATGTCTACTTTCATGTGAAAGAAAACAAACTGGATCCATGAGCCAAGAAATCTGTCTTTATGGGATTCAATAGTGGTGTGAAAAGCTTTAGACTTCGGTGTCATGAGTTGAACAAGAATATAGTaagtagagatgtgacattcGATGAAAGTCACATGAAATTAAAGGAAGATGTTTAGATGGTGGAGATTGGGGAACAAGTAGTTGTGAATTCACAGCTAAGTAAGAAAGTTGTGGAAGAAGAAAGACAAGGTGATCAATTTGAACATGAAGAGAGTGATTGTGAAGAAGAAACACCATCAGAAGAACTAAGGATACAAGATGATTGCATAGccaaaaagaagggaaaaagagaCATATCCCTACCTGCGAGATATAAAGATTGCATGGCCTACATGGTGTATATGCATTGCCAATAATTAAGGTTGAAATTCCCACTAATTTTGAAAGATGTGATGAAGGAATTGATAAGTTCTCAATTGGATATGTGGACTCAGACTTTGTTGGAGACTTAGGCAAGAGAAGATCGACAACTGGgcatgtgtttactatggcaaAAGGTCCTATATGCTGGAGATCAATATTACAACCAAAGAAGCATAATACATGGAGATCGCTGAAGCTATCAAAGAAGCAAAGTGGACTCTAGGAATGTTATGAGATTTAGGTGTAGAACAACACAAGTTGGATGTATATTGTGATAGCCAAAGTGTCATTTATTTGGCCAGATATCAGGTACATCATGCCAGGACTAAGCACATTGATGTACAATATCATTTTGTGAGAGAAGTGGTAGCTGAAGGTGAGATTTGTCTAAAAGAGGTTGCTACAGAAGATAATCCAGTTGTTATGTTGACAAAGATGGTTAATGCAGCTAAGTTCGAGCACTGCTTGGATTTGGTGCGGTTGAAGCAAGTTTGATCTTGCGATATGGTGGAGCAACGGaaattgtttgatgccttgttaTGGATTTCatgccaaggtggagattgttggatttGGCATTAAATCAACATGCCTAAACTAAAAAGGATTAGGATATCTTGGACGCAAGATATTTGGATTTGTGTTTCCTAGTTGGTTTGAGATTTGGTTTTAGTATAGGATTTGGTTTCCTATATTCTAGGGCCTTTGTGTAAACCTATGACATCTATTAGTATAAATAGATGGATGTGGGATAGAGTTTTATGTGTGAGAGTTTTTGAGAGGCATAAGTTTGTATACTTGAGAACACTTTGTGTTTGTGAGTTCTCTTGTATTTGTTGGTAATCAATAAAGCTTCCATTGCTAGAGAGGTACGCCTATATTGGAGGAACTCTGAACTCTCAAAtcgttgtgttttgtttattgcTTGATTGGTTTTTTGTTTAGTTTACAACATGTTCTTCATATCAGAGCATCATAATCGTTCTCTGTATTTGTACGCTTAGAATAACGTTTGTTTCCAATGTTAATTCACTGATTCTATGATCACAGGACCATTTACATACACAATGGATCTGGTGACTGAGCTTGGATGAAGATTGAGTTGGAATGGTGGTTGCCTTCATCAAGTAGTCTATAGAGGAGAGATGAAGCTGCAGAGGTACTCGCTGCCACTTAGGTTAGCCACTCAGATTAGAATTGAATGATAATTGAACGTAAATGTACACTTGTATTGAGATTCAACTGTTACAGTGTGGTGGTTACAATGTTGTTTATACTCATTGTTTTACATTGAATTGTGTAGTTGTTAAACTAGGCGAAAAGTAGGGTACATTTAGTCCCCCAACCATAAATTGATATCatactttttcttctctctttactAGTATACCCCAAAAAGATGCTCAAACCCGCAGCCGGTAGAGCAGATCCAAGAGAAACAGATTCTTCAGTTTGGAGTTCGAAATAGGGCAGACCGGTCGAACAAGAACCCTAGTCAGACTGGCCAAAACAAGGAtatatttcatgtttaatttgttCATCCTTTTATTCATTTTAGAGTTATTTTTTAACGTCATAATGACCTTCTTATTGCAGCAGGAACCAAAAATTAACGACCTTACGGGAACACACTTTAGGATAAAAGAATTCAATAGAAAAGTGATTTCCGTACAATTTTTTTCTCATCCTACGTACCTGCatttgttttttacttttgaattgaagaaatcaagaaaatcaaacaatgaaataagtaagGTGTGCAGAAGGACAGAAGTGTCCACGGAAATTCTTTTCAAATAAATATCACGTCTGATTTCACTTGCATTTTAAGTTTGGGCCGTCTCTGAGGACATGGCAAATGTGATTGTGCAGTCCAACAGTACTTCTACCAACATCTATTCTTCATTTCACTATCCGATTCTATTAAATTTTGTGATTGGATTCGATTTGATGAAGGAAGGAATTCTTGCTATATATTCTACAGAAGTTAATCATCTGTTTCTATATTCaatcaaacaaaattaaaaataagaaaaagaaaaacaaagtagaGCAATACTATGAAAATTCTGCAGCAAAATGCAAGAAGTCCCATAGAAGATAAAAAATGAAACAATAAAATTCAAGAACTAATACTGATCTCGCAGGTCTGATCACTTGCATTGCAAACTTTTGAGCGTCTTCGATGACAGAGCAAATGCAATGGTGCAGTTCATGGTAGAagccttcttctttttcattatAAACATCAATTCAACCTTTCCAGTCAACCTAGCCGCGCTGTTGAGAGTCAACACCCCGCTGCTCAGTTCATTCCCAATATTAGAACTGCTCAATGCACTTGAACTCAAGCTCACCTCAACGTCAATTATTTTGGTGGAAAGCATTCCAGCCTTGCTCTTTGGAATAGAAACTTGCCCGACAGTTGCGCCTTGGTACAAAAACGTGACAGTGCCTTCATCAAACTTGTATGGACCAAAATTTGTGTTCTTGACTCTGATTTGGGTTGTGAATTTAGTGTCAAATGAAGGTGTTGTTGGGGCGGAGTTGAGCTCTTGGACGTTGATGTTGCCTAGCCTGAGCTTGGGGGTCTTAACTTTCATCACAGTAAGACTAATAGCCGTTATAACTATAATCTGAAACACAATGAAAATACCAATGTATATGGTCAATTTGATTCTTTTCTGGCGTTTCAGCTCGTCAGCGGACTGCAACGATTCCGCATCATTTTGTTTCCAAGCCATGTTaatctccttttcttttctgataTAAGggctgaaaaaaataaaagttaccTGCTTTGTTGGCTTCTTTTTGTGGAATGAAAGATTGGAAGTGAGGGAGTTGTTTGTGGAAATGAGGCAAGAGTACTGTGCTTTATATAGTGTTTGGAGTTTGTCCTATTTTTAATAAGTTGTGTTGTGGAATGAATTTCCTGGAAAATGTGAGTTCATCAGGGAACAATTTTATCGCACACACCGAACCAAACGCGTCCAAGTGCGGGAATTATTGACTTCTAGATAATCGATGAATTTGGTGGAGTGAGGACATTTTAGGTTTTTTCTTTGGTCAGCCAAGAgagaaaattttaatattaaatatccGTAGAAGCTtctattaataattaaatagatCAAATCTCCGAATGACAGGTGAGAACGTGATGTGGGATCTATTAGAGGACACTTATCCCCTATGGAACGGTAGATCAATAAAAATTTATTGTTATTTAACTTGGATTAGTTCTTCTAATTAGCCCCATATGACAAGCAGGAAAAAAACAACTGAATGCTAAATAAGCTTGAACCAATCAAAGAAGTCACAGCCACAATTAGCATCTGGTAATAACTCTCAAATCACTTGTGGCTCGTTTATGTAACCGTAATtaaaatatgaatcaaattcTTGTTGAAACTGTTTACTTAAATGTTATGGAATTAGAGTAGGAATAAAATTGAATTCATATGAGGTGTTTACCAATTCACTTGAGTCGGAGTATAAATCAATATAATTATTAAAATGCCCTTATCTTTTTCATCTTatctttatatttatttttaataacattttaaataattatttttatttgtttgattaaagtGGAGT is drawn from Malus domestica chromosome 14, GDT2T_hap1 and contains these coding sequences:
- the LOC103427361 gene encoding late embryogenesis abundant protein At1g64065-like: MAWKNSDAESLQSADELKRQKRIKLTIYIGIFIVFQIIIITSMSLTVMKVKTPKVRLGNISVQDLNSVQATPSFDTKFKTQIRVKNTNFGPYKFDASIVTFLYQGVIVGQVAIPMSKAGMLSTKKIEVEVSLSSRALSSSNLGRELSSGVLTLNSAANLTGKVELMFIMKKKKSSTMDCTIAFDLSSKKLKSLQCK
- the LOC103427362 gene encoding late embryogenesis abundant protein At1g64065-like; amino-acid sequence: MAWKQNDAESLQSADELKRQKRIKLTIYIGIFIVFQIIVITAISLTVMKVKTPKLRLGNINVQELNSAPTTPSFDTKFTTQIRVKNTNFGPYKFDEGTVTFLYQGATVGQVSIPKSKAGMLSTKIIDVEVSLSSSALSSSNIGNELSSGVLTLNSAARLTGKVELMFIMKKKKASTMNCTIAFALSSKTLKSLQCK